A stretch of DNA from Microbacterium saperdae:
TGATCGAACGCCCGGGTGAGGGTGGTGAGCACCTTCGCGTCGCGCTCCCCGGTGTCGGGGTTGGCGTGCGTCGCCAGGCAGCGGACGATGGGTCCGGCCGCGCGGAAGGTGACGTCCCCGATGCGCACGTCGCCGGTCCAGTCGAGTTCGTCCCAGGCGTCGACGCCGTCGATCACGACATTGGAGCGGAAGCGGCGGTCATCGATGCGCAGCGGGAGCTCTTCGGCCAGAGCCTCCACGCTGGCACGACTGTGCACGGAGACGTACCCCTGCGGACGGTCCTGGAAGCGTGAGGTCTCGCCATCGCCGACGAGCACGAGGGGGAGCCGACCCGGACGTTGCAGCCGTCGGGCATCCGAGGTGGTGAGCACGAAGTCGGTGATGGCCTGCACGAGTCGCGCGCGGCCGTCGGGATCGAGTCCGGCTTCGACGAGCAGTGTGCCGTCGAGCTCGATCCTGATGCGCGCCGATGCATCGTCGTAGCTCGTGCGCAGCGCCGCCAGCGCCGGGAAGTCCTGGAGGGCGAGCCCCTTCGCCTTCGGCCAGTAGTCCAGGCCGTCGCGGTCCTCCGGCTCGGCCGCGTCGGCGAAGCGGAACGCGAGGACCCGGTCGCCGGTCACCCGACCATCCGGCTGCACGAGCATCGACTCGAGCGGCTCGGCGGTCAATCCCTTGACCGGGTAGCGGGAGAGAGCGACGACACGAGGCATGAGGTGATCCTCTCAGGAACCAGCATTCGGGCATGACGAAACCCCCGTGGGTCGCACGGGGGTTTCCACAGATCGGGCGGTCAGGCCTTCTCTAGTTCGTCCTCATCTTCGTCGGCATAGTCATCAGCCCACTTATCGACGTAGGCGTCTTCATCGGTCGGATGAGCCAATTCGCGCTCGAGCGCGGAGTAGTTCACCGACGGACTGTACGCCTTGAGTTCGCGGGCGATCTTTGTGTGTTTCGCCTTCTGACGGCCACGGCCCATGCGCGAGACCCCCTCACGAGTTCAGCTCTGGGCGACAGGAGCCCGAGGCATTTCACGACACCGGAATCAAGCCGGTAAGAGTAGCATTCAGAATAGCACGCGGCTACGACTCTCTGGCTGATGCCAGGCTGGTGAAGGGAACGATCTTCATGACCGACGACACCTCCACTCCATCCGACGAGGCAGCGCAGAACGCGGCATTGCAGAAGGCTGTGATCGTCGGCATCCAACCGGATCATGAGCGTCGTGTGCTCGACGAGGCGCTGCGCTTCGCCCGGCTGCTCGGTGCTCCCCTCGTCGTGGTGCACGTCGACGTCACCCGGTTCGTCACATACGAGGACCCGGACGGCTACGTGCACTCGGCGCCGATCGACATCAACTTCGACGCCGGTGCGGCGGAATTCGAGGCCGTGCAGGCAGCGGCCGCAGAGGTGCTCGACGATTCCGGCATCACCTGGACGGCCCGGCAGCTCGTCGGCGACCCCGCCCTGGCGATCAAGCAGCTCGCACACAAGCTCGACGCCCAGCTGATCGTGGTGGGCACCCGCAAGCGCGGGATCGGCGAGTCGATCCGGGAGTTCTTCACCGGCTCGGTGGCCGCGCGCCTCACGCATCGCCAGCATCGCTCCGTGCTGGTGGTTCCGCTCGGCGAATCCGTGCCGGACTCGCAGAAGGAGATCTGGCCCGAGTAGGCCGGGCTCCCGGTAGGTCGAGCGCAACTCCGGCTCCGATGGAGGTGGCACGTCCTGCCGGAATCGCGTGCCCGATCAGGAAACAGGTGTCAACTCTGCGAGTCTGCCCCGCGCGCAGATGGCACCTCCCGCCGGAATCGGATGCTCATTCCGGCAAGAGGTGCCAACTCCGCAGGCGCGCGGGTGTCTGCCGCCGCGGCGGGCTCAGAGCCGAGACAGTCCGACTGTCACCGCGCGGGACGCCGCGTCGAGCGCGTGCTCGAGGTCGGTGACGACGGATGCCGGCAGGGTGCCGCCCTTCGCCACGTGCGTGCGCAGGTCGGTGCGCACCTGGGCGCGGAAGGCGTTGATGAGCGCATCCGCGCGGTGCATCTCCTCGCGGCTCACGATGCGTGCGTCGTCAGAGGCGGCACGGGGCCGGGACTTCGCGGCGCTGCGCTCGCCCTGCTCGGCGGCCGCGAGGTCGGCGCGCAGGCTCTTCATGGCGTCCTGCACGCTCTGGCGCACCTCGTTCGCGATCAGGCGCACCGAATCGGCGAGACCGGATTCGATCCCGGCGAGGTCCCCCTCACGAGACTGCAGCTCGGCGCGTCCGGCGTCGGTGATCGCATAGATCGTCGTGCGCCCGTCGACGGTCTTGGTCACCAGGCCCTCTTCCTCGAGCTTCGCGAGCCGCGGGTAGATGGTGCCGGCACTCGGCGTGTACGTGCCACCGGTGCGGTCCGTGAGGGCCTGGATGATGCCGTATCCGTGCTGCGGCGATTCGGCGAGGAGCGACAGCAGGTACAGGCGCAGGTCGCCGTGCGAGAAGACGGCGGGGCTCATGATTCCCACTCCGCGTCTTCGGTGATCGTGGCGGGCGTGCGGCGCAGCACGGTGACTCCGCCGGAGACGGAGTTCGCGCGCAGGTCGACGAAGCGTCCGGCGAGCTCGCCCGTGGAACCGGTGTAGTTGCTCGGTCCGGAGGAGCTGCGCTCGACGCCGTCGATCAGGAGGCGACCGCTGAGCGAGCGGATGACGTAGTTCGCCGCGAGCGACTCGTCGAGGCGCACCGTGGTGCCGCCCGAGACCGAGTTGACGTTGATCGTGTTCACGTCGCCGGCCGCGTCGACCAGGGTGGCGCCGGAGACGATGTCGACCGTCGCCTTGCGGATCGCACCGGTCACCGCCACGTCGCCCGAGACGCTGTTCGCGCTGATCGAGCCGGTCAGGCCACGCACCTGCACGTCACCCGAGACGGAGTTGACGGTGAGGTCGCCGATCAGCGTGTCGACGATGATGTCGCCCGACACGGTGTTGAGGCGGGCGTCGTTGCGGATGCCGGACACCAGCGCGCCGGCGCTCACGACGCCCAGGTTCAGGGCGATCGAGCGCGGGACGGCGACGCTCACCTCGGCCCGGGGGCCGCCGGAGCCGAAGTTGCGGAACACCTCGAGGAAGTTGTCCCAGCCCAGCTGCGGGTGGTCGATCTCGACCTCGCCGTCGTGGGATTCCACGCGGAGGTCCTTCGTGGTGACGCCGTGCACCTCGATGCGGATGCTCGGTTCGTCGTGGGCGATGATGTCGACCTGACCGCCGACCAGGCCCACCTTGAGCCGGGTGACGGATTCGATGTCGATCACGCGTTCCTCGCCGGGGGCGATGAGCCACTTCTCGGTCATGTCTGCTTCTCCTGTGTCGATGGTCACGATATATCGTGTGTGAGTACGGTAACACGATATATCGTGACTTTGTCAAGGTTCTGCGCTGATCGCCGGTTCTCACACCGTCTTCTCAGGGCCGGAGTCGGAGCCGGGCAACGGGATCCGGGCTCTCCACGCGGCTGCGGCCCGGAGCATCGTGCGGCCGTCGCTGAAGAGTGGCGTGAGGAACACGCCGTGCACGAGGTACCAGATGTGGAGGAACGACTGAGGCGCGAGCGCCCACAGGAGTAGGCCGATCGCCACGCAGCAGAGCGGGCCGAGCACCGCGGCGAGGAACGCATCGCGCCCGAGGATCGAGCCGTGCGGGGTGACGGAGAGCCGCAGACTCGTGCGCTCCAGCGTGATCGCGGAGACTCCGGGCGCCGTCCCCAGCACGACGGCATGCCCGAGCTCGTGGATCGCGAAGGACGCCCAGAGGCCGAAGACGTCGTGTGTGATGACGATGACGACGGCCAGACCGATCGCGGGCTGGGTGGTGAGGGCGGCGACGAGCAGGGTCGTGGCGGCCGCCGCCCCGAAGGTGAGGCGCACCGGCCAGGCGGCGGGGAGGAGCCACCTGAGCGCGGTGCGGGGTCGGATGCGGTCGACCGCTCGCGACCACACGTCAGTCGGCGTCGGCGAGGAGTGCCCTCCTCCGTGCGCGGAGCTGGTCGTACACGGCCGATACGGCGAGCAGGAAGAGCGTGATGACGACGAAGGTGATCCCGAGCGGCGCCGGGTCGTTGAGTCCGACGCCGAGCTGCGTCGAGGCGTCGGCGCTCTGCTGCACCTCGACGAAGATCGACTCGAAGAACCCGAGGCGGCGTCCTTCGGCTGAGCCCCCGGAGAACATGAGCCAGATGGCGGTGATGACCGCCGTTCCGGCCGTGATGACGAGCGCGGCGACCGCGCTCCCGACGGTCCTAAACAACCACTTCATGACGTGCTGTCCTTTCGATCTTCTGCATTCCGGTGAGAGAGAGCGCGGCGGCGGCGAGCGTCAGGAGCACGATCGTCGCGACGTTGAACCAGGCGGGGAGCCCGAGGAGGTTGGTGCCGATCGCGAGCGTCCCGGTCACGAGGGCAGCGACCGCGACACCGACGACCACCGAGAACGGGTTGCCCTTCTCCGGTGGGAACGCGATGCCCGCGAGCGTCAGCACGACGACGTTCGACGCGCAGAAGCCGATGACGAGAAGGATCTCGTCCCACCTCGAACCGGTGAGCGCCGACAGCACGCCGGTCGGCAGCGCGATCAGGAGGAGCATCGCCAGCTGCGGACCGAGCAGCAGCAGATAGCGGCCGATCGGGCTGTGGCGGCGAGGGCCGCACGCGCGCAGTGGCTCGGTCGAGACGTAGGCGTACACCGCCTGGATCGTGACGGCGATCAGGAGGAACGGGGGCAGCCGCACATCGGCGACGAAGAGCGCGTAGGACCCGGCCAGGACGATGCCGCACACGGTGATGGTCTCGATGGCGCGCGCGTGCGCGGCGAAGTAGGCGCCGAATTCCGTGCCTCCGAGCAGCCGCGGGACCCGCGCGAAGCGTCGGGTGGGGTCGAACTGGCGGGGTGCCGTGAGGCAGACGGCGACGACGAGGAGTGCGACGGTGACGAGCCAGGAGGCGGTCGCGATGATGAGCCCGTGGGCCGCCGCGATGTCGGCGAACACCAGTTGGACCGCGAAATACGCGTCGCCCTGGCCGGCCGCGGCGAAGAGCACCGGTTCGGACTGGGCCGAGACGCCGAAGTAGAGGGCGACCAGCGTCGCCGCCAGGACCAGCGGCACGAGGAAGGCCCGTAGGCGCGCGAGGCGGAAGCGCATCAGGAGGCGCTCCAGGGCGAGGTGATAGACGCTGGCCAGGAGATAGGCGACGACGGTGGGCATGACGAGGCACGTGACGACCTCGCCGAGAATCCCGAATCCGCCGATCGAGACGGTTCCGGCGATCAGCGCCGCGAGCATCAGGGTCACGCCGACGCCCACGAGAAGCGCCTCGAACAGCATGAAGCCGAGAGTGCGCGCACGGTTCGTCAGCGGGAAGGAGAAGGTGAGCTCGACCAGATCGCTCGACTTCATGAACATCACGCGCACGACGGTGAAGATCGCCAGGACCCAGAGCGGCACCGAGACCCCGGCCACCCGCATCAGGGGAGTGAGCAGCGCGGGGTCGTCGATCAGCTGCCTGATCGTGACCACGCCGAATGCACAGAAGGCGACGAACGCCAGCAGCATCGTCAGTCCGAGCGTCCACCGGAACAGCAGCGATCGCAGCACCCCCTGGCGGAGGATGCGCCGGACCAGGAACAGGGAGAGGAAGCCCGCGAGCTCCAGAGCGGGCCTCACGGCGACGTTCTCGGGCGCGAGGCGCCGATCGCCCGCTTGACCAGCGCGTCCACCGATCCGAACTCGGTCCGCACCTCACGGAGGGGGAGATCGAAGGCGATCGCTCCGCGGCACAGCACGACGATGCGATCGCACACCGCTTCAAGCAGGCGGAAGTCGTGACTGCACAGCAACAGGCCGCGGTCGCTCCCGATGAGGCGCGCGTCGTTCTCGAACTCGTACAGGGAGTCGACGTCGACCCCGTTCAATGTCTCGTCGATGATCGTGAGCGGGCGCTCGAGCAACAGGCTCGCGATGATCTGGACTTTCTTGCGCATGCCGTGCGAGTAGTCCTCGATGAGATCGAACTGTCGCGCCTCCATCTGATAGCGGGCGAACAGGTCGTCCAGCCGTGCGTCGTCCGGCCGGACCCGGTAGAGGCGGTGCATCAGGTCGACGTACTCGCGGCCGGTGAGGAACTGCGGCAGGTAGTCGTTGCTCGCGACGTACGCCAAGCTCTCGCGGGAGGCGCGCTCCTGGTGCGATCGGCCCTCGAGGCGGATGCTGCCGCTGCCGAGCTGCAGGAGATCGGCGATGAGGCGGATCAGCGTCGACTTGCCGGAGCCGTTCGGTCCGACGAGCCCCACTCGTTCTCCACGCTCGACGACGAGCGACACGTCACGGAGCGCCGGAGCCCGTCTCGTGTAGGCGAATGACACGGCGGCGACGTCGAGCAGCATGCCGGTGTTCCTTTCCTGCTGGTCCCTCCGTGCACCGTCACGGGTGCACGGAGGGGTGGGGGTCAGAGGCACTCCAGCCAGACGGAGACGCCGCTCTTGCCCCACTTCCAGCTGCCCGAGAAGCGCCTGCCTCCGTTCGAGAAGAAGCACCACAGTGCGAGCGAGGCGAGGAACGCCACCCCGAACACGAGCAGCGCGGCGAGAAGCACGAGCCACCAGCCGTCGAAGCGGAGAACCGCGTCGTCGAGCGCATCCTGCACACGCCTGCGAACCAACGTTGGTTCGATAGCCGTCATTACGGACATGAATCACCTCCGGATTTCATTTGGTGAGACCGATCGTGACACGGTGGAGGGCGGATATCAGCCCCCATATGTAGCGTAAATATAGTCAGATGACGACACCGGACAGCAAGTCTTGACATTGACGCTGCGTCAACTTCTACCGTGGAGACATCCACTCGGAGAACCACGGAAGGAGGAGCGCATGCATGATGCGGACTGGTCGATCCAGGAGATCGCACAGCTCGCCGGCACCACCAGCCGCACGCTGCGTCACTACGACGACATCGGGCTGCTGCCGCCGACGCGGATCGCGCACAACGGCTACCGGCACTACGACGCGCAGGCCCTGGTGCGCCTGCAGCGCATCCTGCTGCTGCGTCAGCTCGGGCTCGGGCTGCCGCAGATCGCGGACGTCCTCGGCCCGTCGACGGGCTCAGAGGCCCGGGCAGCCGAGGCGTCCGCGCTCGAGACGCATCTCGCGCTGCTGCGCGAGGAGCAGGACCGGCTGCGGCGCCAGATCGCCTCGGTCGAATCCACCATCGACGCATTGAGAGGAGGTGAAGAACTCATGGCAGAGAACATGTTCGACGGCTTCGACCACACCCAGTACAAGGAGGAGGTCGAGGACCGGTGGGGAAAGAAGGCCTACGCCGACAGCGACCGCTGGTGGCGAGGCATGACCGAGACCGAGCGCGCCGCGTGGCAGCGACGCGTGTCCGACCTCGGACGCGACTGGATCGCCGCCGCAGAGAGCGGTGTCGATCCGGCATCCGCGGAGGCGCAGGATGTCGCGCGTCGCCACGTCGAGTGGCTCACGGGCATCCCCGGCACTCCGGCCGCCGTCCCCGGTGGGGATGTGAAGGGGTACGTGATCGGACTCGGCGAGATGTACGTCGCAGACCCGCGCTTCGGCGCGAACTACGCCACCTCCGACGGAGGCACGCGCGGGGCGGAGTTCGTCCGTGACGCGCTCCGCATCTATGCGGAACGCACCCTGTGACGGGTCTCGTCACCGCCCTCTGCGCTCCTCGCGCAGGGGGCGGTGACCGTCGCGCATAGTCGCGGAGGCTGTTCGTACGCAAGGGGTCGCTCGGCGTCCGACGGGCGGCGTAGGGTCGGGGTCATGGGTGACCGACGGAGTCCCACGGGGGCGCTGTTCACCGCAGCGGCGGTGGCGTATGCGGCCAACTGCGCGCTCGGCGTCAGCGTGGCCACCAAGGCCGTCGACACCAGCGGCTTCCGCTGGGTGCATCACGCGCTGTACATCGCCACCTGCGCGGCCACGGCGGCCGCGCTCAGCACCGCCGTGTGGGCGAGACCGCGGCGCCAGAGCCGGAGGGCGGCGCTCGCCCTCGCTCCGGCAGTGGTGCCGCTCGCCGCGATCCCCTACCTCGGAAGCCGCAGCCGTCGGCATCCGCTCACCGCGCTCGCCGCGGCCCCGTTCATCGCCGCGGGTCTCCTCTGCGCGTGGCGCCCCGCCGACCGGAAGTGACCGCATGGAACTGCTCGACGCCATCCGCCGCCGTAAGACCACGAACGGCCCCTTCCTGCCAGACCCTGTCTCGGAGGAGCATCAGCGCATTCTGCTGGAGGCGGCGGGGCGCGCGCCCTCGCAGCTGAACAGTCAGCCCTGGCGCTTCGTCGTGATCGAGAGCCGGGAGACGATCGATCAGATCGCCCGCATCTCCGGCGAGAGCATGACAGAGGCGATGTCGAACGGCACCTTCTTCGAGCGATACAAGCCGTATTTCCGCTTCAGCCAGGCCGAGATGGACGAGAAGCGCAACGGGATGCTGTTCGACAAGCTCCCCGCGGCGCTCCGCCCCTTCACGAGCCAGGTCTTCACCAAGCGCGGGCAGACCCTCATGAACACATTCGGCGTGCCCAAGACGCTCGGCGCCGAGAACCGCAAGCTGGTGGCGGGCTCACCGCTGCTGCTGGGAGTGATGCTCGACCGCAGCGAGTACCGGCCGGGGCAGCTGTCGTCGTTCTACTCGGTGTTCAGCATGGGAGCTGCGATGGAGAACATCTGGCTCACCACGGTCGAGCTCGGCATGGGCATCCAGTTCATCTCGTTCCCGATGGAGGTTCCCGGTCGGTGGGACGAGATCGTGCGCCTGCTCCACGTGCCGGACGACCTGGAGCTGATGGCGGTCTACCGTCTCGGCTATCTGCCTCCGGAGCAGCGTCGCCCGGCGATCGACTGGTCGAGCAGTCAGCGCCGACTCGCCTCGCAATACATCTTCCGCGAGAGCTGCGAGACGCCGCAGCAGGGGTGGGATGCGCCGTTGGAGTGACCCGGCTCACCGTCGACCCGTGCGGGGCAGCTCCTTCAGATCGCGCAGCGCCGGTCCCTCGATGCGCGTGCCATCGGGGGAGAAGCGGGAGGCGTGCAGCGGGCAGTCCCACGTGCACTCGGCGTCGTTCCACTCCAGCACACCGCCGAGGTGCGGGCATACGGCGTCGACCGCACGCGTGATGCCGTCGACCGTGGAGATCGCGACCGGAAGGCCCGCACGGTTGGCGACGACGCCCTCGCCCTCCTCGGGCTGAGAGATCGGCACGGATCGGGACTCGGCCTCCGACCACCCCGAGGCGAGTGCGACGGCGACCTTGCCGCCTTCCGTCGCCCCGCGGACGAGGTCCGCGGGGATGGTCATGCGGGTGGCGAAGGTGTTCATCCACCGGGGACGGTCGTTCCAGCTCGTTCCGAGGATCTCGGCGGTCAGGCGCATCGCGGCGGCCGGCGCATTCGACAGGCCCCACTTGGCGTAGCCGGTGGCGAACCGGATGCGACCGAGGCCGCGGGGCATCGCGCCGACGAAGGGGATGAGGTTGTGCGACTCGTAGTCCTGCGCCGACCATCGATGGGTCTCCTCGGCATCGGGGAAGAATCGGCGGGTCCAGGCGATCAGCTCATCGATCTCCGCGGTCTCGCTGTCGACGCGGCCGACCGGGTGGCCGTTGCCGCCGACCACCAACTGCGCCGTCGCCGCAGGGCCGTCGGCCTCGGACACCGAACGGATCGAACGCGTCGGGCCGTCCACCGAGAGGAACGTTCCTTCAGGCACCTCCCCCGGAACGCGGAACGAGAGGCAATACGAGCGCATCCCGCGGATCTTCGCGAAGTAGAGTCCGCGGTCGAGGATCGGGCTACCCGTCGCGATCACGATGTGGTGCGCGAACAACGGTCCGTCGGCCGTCTCGATGCGGGTGTCCGGCAATGCGTGAGCGCCGGTGACTCGAACGCCGGTGTACAGCGTGCCCCCCGCCGCCTGCAGGTCTTCCGCCAACGCCCGCGCGATGCGCACGGGGTCTATCGCCACCTGGTCGTCGAGGGCGACGGCGCCGGAGATCGGGAACGGCACCGTCGGCAGTTCCTCCGGCGTCAGCATCCGTGTGGACAACCCGGCCTCCTGCGCGGCGTCGTGCTGGGCCTGCAGCGTCTCGAGTCCGCCACGCCCCTGCGCGTACGAGTGGTCGGTGCGGCGGGTGTAGGAGACGCCGGCGCCATCCGCGAAGGCCGTCAACCAGTCCATCCCCGAGCGGTTCGCCTCGACATATGCGCGCACCAGCGATGCGGGGTGGTGCCGTCGGATCTCCGCGAGTCGCTGCCCTTGGAGCAATGAGAGCTTTCCCGTGTTCGCTCCGGTGGCGAGCTCGGCGACGGCTCCCGCCTCGACCACGGCGACGTCACGTCCGGCACGGGCGAGCATCACCGCCGTCGTCAGCCCGGTGATCCCTGCGCCGACGATCACGACGTCGTGCCGGGAGCCCGGCGAGAAGTCCGCGCCGAGGGGGAGGGGCGAGTCGGTCTTCCACAGAGGGTCCATGTGCTCAGTCAACGCCTCCGACGGGCCGACACCCAACGCCTTGACATTCCCGTGGGGCGCTGGCAGTGGGGACTACAGTGGCCACCGTGAACCTCCGCCGCGTGCTGCTCGTCGCCCTCGGCGGCACGATCGGCACGGCGGCCCGGCTCGGACTCGGACTCCTGCTCCCCGACGGCGGCGGGTTCCCCAGGGCGGTGCTGATCGCGAACCTCCTGGGAGCGCTGCTGATCGGCGTGCTCGCCGCTCGCCTGCCGGCGTCGCACGAGCTGCGGGTGCTCATCGGCACCGGCGTCCTCGGCGGCTTCACCACCTACAGCTCGTTCATGACGGGCACTCTCGCGCTGTGGGCGGATGCGCCGATCGTGGCGGTCGCCTACGCGCTCGGCTCACTCGCGCTCGGGCTCGGTGCTGCGGCTCTGGGCCTGCGGCTGGGGCGACCCCGGCGCGAAGGGGCGGCACCGTGAATCCGCTGCTGTTCCTCGGCGCGGCGCTCGCCGGAGGGGCGGGCGCGGTTCTCCGCTATCTGGCCGACGTCGGCGTCGCGCGGTTCGCCGGACGCCGGTTTCCCTGGGGCATCTTCCTGGTGAACATCTCGGGTTCGTTCGCCCTCGGACTGGTGGCGACTGCCCTTCCCGATGAGGCGTTCGTGCTCGGCGCCGGACTCCTGGGCGGGTACACCACTTTCAGCACGGCGATGCTCGACACCGTCGCACTGTGGCGCGACGGCGAGGGGCGAGCGGCCGCCGCCAACGCGGTCGGGATGCTCGCGCTCGGGCTCGTCGCGGCGGGTCTGGGGATGGCGCTCGGGGCCGCACTGCGCTGACCGCGGGACCCGCTCCCAGCTACCTCCCACCCCGAGAATGTACAAACGTACATGTACAGGTGTTCCGGGGGTGGTCATGGGGGAAGTCGCGCGTCGCCGTCGCGACCCTGAGGCGCGCCGCCGGGAGATCGCGGAAGCCGCAGCCGAACTGATCGTCGAAGTCGGCACCGACGCGATCACGCACCGCCTGGTCGCGGCCAGAGCCGGCGTTCCGCTCGGCGCCACCACGCAGTACTTCGACACGCTCGACGACCTCCGCACCGCCGCGTTCGGAGTGCTCGCCGACGAGGTCGACGGACGACTCGAGGGCGTGCGCGCCGTGCTCGCCGCACAGGGTGTGAGCCCTGCCGTGCTCGCCGCACTCATCGTGGAAGGTCTCGACGACGCCCGCGCCGTCCAGGCCGATCGCGCCGTCGTCACCGCCGCCGTCCACGACCCCCGGCTCCGCGAACTCGCCCGCCACCTCTCCGAGCAGCTCACCGGCATGCTGGAGCCGGCCTACGGCGCGGAGCGCGCGATGGCCGCAACGATCTTCATCGACGGGGTGATGTGGAGCGCACAGATCCGTGACGCCCCGCTCGACCGTCCCTTCATCGAGACCGCACTGCAGCGCATCCTCGGCGAACCCGCATCCGTCCGTCCTGCCGCGCAGCCCGCACCCTGAACCGAGGAAACAGCCTTGTCGAATCTCGCCGTCCTGAGCTTGAAGAACCGCGCGCTCATCGCCCTGATCACGATCGTCGCCGCGGTGTTCGGCGGGCTCGCGCTCACGAGCCTCAAGCAGGAGCTCATCCCCTCGCTCGAGCTTCCCAACCTCGTCGTGATGACCACCTACCCCGGTGCCTCGCCCGAGGTCGTCGAGAACGACGTGTCGACGCCGATCGAGTCGGCGATCCAGGGAGTGCCCGGTCTCGAAGGCACCACCGCGACGAGCACCACCAACGCCTCGATCGTGCAGGCGACCTTCGCGTACGGCACGAACCTCGCCACGGCGGAGCAGAAGATCCAGCAGTCGATCAACCGCATCTCCTCCCAGCTCCCGGATGACGTGACGCCGCAGGTGCTCGCGGTGGCGATCGACGACTTCCCGGTGATCCAGGTCGCCGTGACCGGATTCGACGACGCCGAGAACGCGCAGGCCGAGCTCGAGAGCATCGCGATCCCCGAACTCGAAGACGTCGACGGCGTGAACGCCGCGCAGATCGTCGGCGGCATCGGCCAGCGCATCAGCATCACGCCGGACGTCGCGAAGCTCGCGGCCGAGGGGCAGACCACGCAGGCCATCAGCTCGGCGCTGCAGCAGAACGGCACGCTGTTCCCCGGTGGCGACATCACGCAGGACGGTCAGACGCTCACCGTGCAGACCGGAGCGAAGATCACCTCCGTCGACGAGATCGCCGCGCTTCCGCTGGTCGGCACGACCCTGACGATCGGTGACGTGGCCACGGTCGCGCAGGAGTCCGACCCGATCTCCTCGATCTCGCGTGTCGACGGCAAGGATGCGCTGTCGATCTCGATCACCAAGCTGCCCGCAGCCAACACGGTCGAGGTGTCGAAGGGCGTGATCGCCGCGCTCGACGAGATCGGCAAGGCGTTCCCGGATGCCGAGTTCACGATCATCTTCGATCAGGCGCCCTTCATCGTGCAGTCGATCGACACCCTGGCCACGGAGGGCCTGCTCGGTCTCGTCTTCGCGGTGATCGTCATCCTGGTGTTCCTGCTGTCGATCCGCTCCACGCTCGTGACCGCGATCTCGATCCCGACCTCGGTGCTGATCACGTTCATCGGTCTGCAGGCGTTCGGATACTCGCTGAACGTGCTGACGCTCGGTGCGCTCACGATCGCCATCGGTCGAGTGGTCGACGACTCCATCGTCGTGATCGAGAACATCAAACGGCACTATGTCGGCGATGCGGACAAGGGGGATGCGATCCGTCTCGCGGTGCGCGAGGTCGCGGCGGCGATCACGGCGTCGACGATCACCACGGTCGCCGTCTTCCTGCCGATCATGTTCGTCGGCGACATGGTGGGTGAGCTGTTCCGGCCGTTCGCGATGACCGTGACGATCGCCATGGTCGCCTCGCTCCTGGTCGCCCTGACCATCGTGCCGGTGCTCGCGTACTGGTTCCTCAAGCCCGGCAAGGAGCTGCTCGACGAGAGCGGCGAAGCGATCGAT
This window harbors:
- a CDS encoding fluoride efflux transporter FluC, which codes for MNPLLFLGAALAGGAGAVLRYLADVGVARFAGRRFPWGIFLVNISGSFALGLVATALPDEAFVLGAGLLGGYTTFSTAMLDTVALWRDGEGRAAAANAVGMLALGLVAAGLGMALGAALR
- a CDS encoding FAD-dependent oxidoreductase, whose amino-acid sequence is MDPLWKTDSPLPLGADFSPGSRHDVVIVGAGITGLTTAVMLARAGRDVAVVEAGAVAELATGANTGKLSLLQGQRLAEIRRHHPASLVRAYVEANRSGMDWLTAFADGAGVSYTRRTDHSYAQGRGGLETLQAQHDAAQEAGLSTRMLTPEELPTVPFPISGAVALDDQVAIDPVRIARALAEDLQAAGGTLYTGVRVTGAHALPDTRIETADGPLFAHHIVIATGSPILDRGLYFAKIRGMRSYCLSFRVPGEVPEGTFLSVDGPTRSIRSVSEADGPAATAQLVVGGNGHPVGRVDSETAEIDELIAWTRRFFPDAEETHRWSAQDYESHNLIPFVGAMPRGLGRIRFATGYAKWGLSNAPAAAMRLTAEILGTSWNDRPRWMNTFATRMTIPADLVRGATEGGKVAVALASGWSEAESRSVPISQPEEGEGVVANRAGLPVAISTVDGITRAVDAVCPHLGGVLEWNDAECTWDCPLHASRFSPDGTRIEGPALRDLKELPRTGRR
- a CDS encoding fluoride efflux transporter FluC, which translates into the protein MNLRRVLLVALGGTIGTAARLGLGLLLPDGGGFPRAVLIANLLGALLIGVLAARLPASHELRVLIGTGVLGGFTTYSSFMTGTLALWADAPIVAVAYALGSLALGLGAAALGLRLGRPRREGAAP
- a CDS encoding TetR/AcrR family transcriptional regulator, translating into MGEVARRRRDPEARRREIAEAAAELIVEVGTDAITHRLVAARAGVPLGATTQYFDTLDDLRTAAFGVLADEVDGRLEGVRAVLAAQGVSPAVLAALIVEGLDDARAVQADRAVVTAAVHDPRLRELARHLSEQLTGMLEPAYGAERAMAATIFIDGVMWSAQIRDAPLDRPFIETALQRILGEPASVRPAAQPAP